One Dokdonia sp. Dokd-P16 genomic window carries:
- a CDS encoding TonB-dependent receptor, translating to MKKILLSMIALAGITASAQEKTVVDTTKVESLDEVLVRSVRVKADSPITHSNLTKKQIAERNLGQDIATQLNFLPSVVTTSDAGAGIGYTGFRVRGTGNQGINVTINGIPYNDAESATTFFVNLQDFSSSVESLQLQRGVGSSTNGPGAFGASLNILTDAISNEAYGEISNSFGSFGTRRHNVKFSTGLLNDHIEISGRLSQIKSDGYIDRASSDLKSYFLQAAYKDDNTLIKLINFAGSEVTYQSWFGIDAETLEEDRTFNPAGQFTDENGETRFHENQVDDYKQDHYQLHWNQRYDNNWSTQLSLNYTYGRGFFEEYKEDEDLAFYSIAPVVIGSETIETSDIIRRRWLDNDFYVASATANYKDNKIDFVGGAYGSIYDGDHFGEVIWARFASDSETGDNYYFGTGKKKEFSAFAKANYRFNSKWSGYLDLQQRFISYTTDGINSDVAEFIVDEDYSFFNPKAGLSYKIDSENQLYASFARANREPNRTDFENGAPRPERLNDWELGWRYNTSRVSLNVNGYYMGYRDQLVLTGALDDVGAPIRANSGESYRAGIEIDAAIAITDKLMIQPNLALSTNKNKDFVFERDGVLTNLGNTNISYSPDVVVGNTISYKPAENLRLSFLSKYVGEQYLGNIDSDFSKLDSYFTNDLNISYEIKDVSVFKSIILNGLVNNIFDIDYVSNGYFFTYDDDFSVPNEITTIEGAGYYPQAGINFLVGATLKF from the coding sequence ATGAAAAAGATCCTATTGAGTATGATTGCGCTTGCAGGAATTACAGCTAGTGCACAAGAGAAAACAGTGGTAGACACTACAAAAGTAGAATCCCTAGATGAAGTTTTAGTACGCTCTGTAAGAGTAAAAGCCGACTCACCAATTACGCATTCCAACCTTACAAAAAAACAAATTGCAGAGCGCAACTTAGGACAAGACATTGCCACGCAGCTCAACTTTTTACCAAGTGTAGTTACAACCTCAGATGCCGGTGCGGGAATAGGTTACACAGGTTTTAGAGTGCGCGGTACGGGTAATCAAGGTATCAATGTTACTATAAATGGAATCCCATATAATGATGCAGAGAGTGCAACTACATTCTTTGTAAACCTACAAGATTTTAGCTCTTCTGTTGAGAGTTTACAGTTACAACGTGGTGTAGGATCTTCTACTAATGGACCTGGAGCTTTTGGAGCAAGTCTTAATATTCTTACTGATGCAATTTCTAATGAAGCATATGGTGAGATTTCTAACTCTTTTGGGTCTTTTGGGACGCGACGTCACAATGTGAAATTTAGTACAGGTTTGCTTAATGATCACATAGAGATATCTGGTCGTTTATCACAGATTAAATCTGACGGTTACATCGACCGTGCGTCATCTGATCTTAAATCGTATTTTTTACAAGCAGCATACAAGGATGATAATACACTTATCAAACTTATCAACTTTGCAGGATCTGAGGTTACATACCAATCTTGGTTTGGGATAGATGCAGAGACACTTGAGGAAGATAGAACCTTTAACCCTGCTGGACAGTTTACAGATGAGAATGGTGAGACACGCTTTCACGAGAATCAAGTAGATGATTACAAGCAAGATCATTACCAACTGCATTGGAACCAGCGTTATGACAATAACTGGAGCACACAGCTTAGTTTAAACTACACCTACGGGAGAGGATTTTTTGAAGAATATAAAGAGGATGAAGATCTTGCATTTTACAGTATTGCCCCTGTAGTTATAGGTAGTGAGACCATAGAAACATCAGATATTATAAGACGTCGCTGGCTAGACAATGACTTCTATGTGGCAAGTGCAACGGCAAATTACAAGGACAACAAAATCGACTTTGTAGGTGGTGCTTACGGTAGTATTTATGATGGAGACCATTTTGGCGAAGTGATTTGGGCGCGTTTTGCTAGTGATAGTGAGACTGGTGACAACTACTACTTCGGGACTGGAAAGAAAAAAGAATTTTCTGCTTTCGCGAAAGCGAACTACCGCTTCAATTCAAAATGGAGTGGATACTTAGACCTACAGCAGCGCTTTATCTCATACACTACAGACGGAATCAACTCTGACGTTGCCGAATTTATTGTAGATGAAGACTATAGTTTCTTTAACCCAAAAGCAGGTCTTTCTTATAAAATAGACAGCGAAAACCAATTATATGCATCTTTTGCAAGAGCAAATCGCGAACCTAACCGTACAGATTTTGAAAACGGAGCTCCGCGTCCAGAGCGTCTTAATGATTGGGAATTAGGATGGAGATACAATACAAGCCGCGTGTCGCTTAATGTAAATGGATATTATATGGGATATCGTGACCAGCTAGTTCTCACTGGAGCGCTAGATGACGTAGGGGCACCTATACGTGCAAATAGTGGTGAGAGTTATAGAGCAGGTATCGAAATAGATGCTGCAATTGCTATTACTGATAAGTTGATGATACAACCTAACCTAGCACTAAGCACAAATAAAAACAAAGACTTCGTTTTTGAAAGAGATGGTGTGTTAACAAATCTAGGCAATACAAATATCTCTTATTCTCCAGATGTAGTAGTGGGTAACACCATAAGCTACAAACCTGCAGAAAATCTAAGGTTAAGCTTCCTGTCTAAATACGTGGGAGAGCAATATCTAGGGAACATCGATAGCGACTTTTCAAAGCTAGATAGCTACTTTACAAATGACCTCAACATAAGTTATGAGATAAAGGATGTGTCTGTTTTTAAATCTATTATCCTTAACGGATTAGTAAACAACATCTTTGATATAGACTATGTGTCAAATGGATATTTCTTTACCTATGATGATGATTTTTCAGTACCAAATGAGATCACTACCATTGAAGGAGCGGGCTATTATCCGCAGGCGGGAATTAACTTCTTAGTAGGTGCTACGCTTAAATTTTAA
- a CDS encoding GLPGLI family protein, with protein MKSKCLIGLLFFCVTSLTAQSGKAIYSKELTSLNNDISNLSLKQKSYRKQILKNLQNWNYQLDFNDKKASYAKQESLNIKTNPVIDAMTLGFANFSGSIYFDTAQDIVLNIKEFDGEKYIIKKNKINWTLSKDTLQIDNYLCYKATTIENISYLGKEQQIKIIAWYSPEISLSFGPDGYGGLPGIIMKLEKNGTTTTLKEILFSKKNTEAIIKPSNGKVVTEDEFNKITSLAYNNIKNK; from the coding sequence ATGAAATCAAAGTGCCTTATAGGACTTCTATTCTTTTGTGTAACATCCTTAACTGCCCAATCTGGCAAAGCTATCTATAGTAAAGAATTAACATCGCTCAACAACGATATATCAAATCTTAGCCTTAAACAAAAATCATATAGAAAACAGATTTTGAAGAATCTTCAAAATTGGAATTATCAATTAGATTTTAATGATAAAAAAGCTAGCTACGCAAAACAAGAATCCCTCAATATAAAAACTAATCCGGTAATAGATGCTATGACCTTGGGTTTTGCTAATTTTTCAGGTAGTATTTATTTCGACACCGCACAGGACATTGTATTAAACATTAAAGAATTTGATGGAGAAAAATATATTATAAAAAAAAATAAAATCAATTGGACACTGTCAAAAGATACTCTTCAAATTGACAATTACCTTTGTTATAAGGCCACAACTATTGAAAACATATCTTATTTAGGAAAGGAGCAACAAATAAAGATTATTGCATGGTATTCTCCTGAAATATCATTGTCATTTGGACCCGACGGTTATGGAGGATTGCCTGGAATCATTATGAAATTAGAAAAAAATGGCACTACAACCACACTAAAAGAAATCCTGTTTTCTAAAAAAAATACCGAAGCAATAATTAAACCATCTAATGGAAAAGTGGTTACTGAGGATGAATTTAACAAAATAACTTCTTTAGCTTATAATAACATAAAAAACAAGTAA
- a CDS encoding leucine--tRNA ligase produces the protein MKYHFNEIEARWQQYWADKGTFHASNSSDKPKYYVLDMFPYPSGAGLHVGHPLGYIASDVYSRYKRLKGFNVLHPQGYDSFGLPAEQYAIQTGQHPAVTTKVNIEGGVDNQGNVIAGYRKQLDKIGFSFDWSREVRTSNPEYYKWTQWIFTELFNSWYNKDTDKAEAIETLVSAFAKTGNAEVNAACDDNITPFTAEQWNAFTEKEQQDILLQYRLTYLAETEVNWCPALGTVLANDEIVNGVSERGGHTVIRKKMTQWSMRISAYAERLIQGLEGIDWSESIKETQRNWIGKSVGAMVTFPLAPKGGTRAGYLTGGNNAALLLERAKEMRENPTPAEAALWESLKSKNLGDKFRRQHPIDAFIPDFVCLSKKLIIEVDGGIHDTQVDQDEERTAILEDLGYTVLRFRNEEVLANLEQVLETITTELNNKIVPPSGARGIDVFTTRPDTIFGVSFMTLAPEHELVAQITTPEQKEAVEAYIEKTAKRSERERMADVKTISGVFTGAYAEHPFTKEPIPVWIGDYVLAGYGTGAVMAVPCGDQRDYDFAKKFDIAIPNVFEGVDISEEAFSDKATTVITNSDFLNGLKYKKAVKLAIYELEKIGAGAGKTNYRLRDAVFSRQRYWGEPFPVYYENGIPKMIDVAHLPIKLPEVEKYLPTEEGEPPLGRADVWAWDTKNNKVVSNDLVRSSAVENSEDNGIYPLELNTMPGWAGSSWYFFRYMEKAQRDEVFASKKAMDYWGNVDLYIGGSEHGTGHLLYSRFWVKFLKDRGHVGVDEPFQKMINQGMILGTSAFVYRLDATGLLGFDGKGEDFIDLVKNHPLFISKSTLDSLKEDKSAFENFKKNQLEELKKIFGNKLVNFNPSLNHVHLVHAPVEFVNASDELDVEAFKNWRPEFKNAEFILEDGVYKVGREVEKMSKSKYNVVNPDQICEQYGADTLRMYEMFLGPLEQAKPWNTAGITGVHNFLKKFWKLYHNGVDEAFNITDEAPSKDSLKTLHKTIKKVEEDIENFSFNTSVSTFMIAVNELGAQKCTSREVLESLVILIAPYAPHIAEELWNKLGHSESISEAAFPIFDASHLVESAKNYPISFNGKMKFTLELPLDLSKDEIEKVVMANEKTQMYLDGRTPKKVIIVPGKIVNIVG, from the coding sequence ATGAAATACCACTTTAACGAGATAGAAGCCAGATGGCAACAATACTGGGCAGATAAAGGCACTTTTCACGCGTCAAATAGCAGTGACAAGCCTAAATATTATGTGCTTGATATGTTTCCTTATCCTTCTGGTGCAGGGCTTCATGTGGGACACCCGCTTGGGTATATTGCTAGTGATGTGTACTCGCGTTACAAGCGTTTAAAGGGGTTTAATGTGCTGCATCCACAGGGATATGATTCTTTTGGATTGCCTGCAGAGCAATATGCAATCCAGACAGGGCAGCATCCTGCTGTGACTACAAAGGTCAATATTGAGGGTGGTGTAGATAACCAAGGTAATGTGATTGCCGGTTATAGAAAACAGCTGGATAAAATTGGCTTTTCTTTTGATTGGAGTCGTGAGGTGCGTACCTCAAATCCTGAGTACTATAAATGGACGCAGTGGATTTTTACAGAGCTTTTTAACTCATGGTATAATAAGGATACAGATAAAGCAGAGGCGATAGAAACGTTGGTTTCCGCTTTCGCGAAAACTGGAAATGCAGAGGTAAACGCTGCTTGTGATGATAATATCACACCATTCACTGCAGAGCAGTGGAATGCGTTTACAGAAAAAGAACAACAAGATATATTATTACAATATCGCCTGACCTATCTTGCCGAAACGGAAGTAAACTGGTGTCCAGCACTTGGAACCGTACTTGCAAATGATGAGATTGTAAACGGCGTTTCTGAGCGTGGTGGTCACACGGTGATACGTAAGAAAATGACACAGTGGTCTATGCGAATCTCTGCTTATGCAGAGCGTTTAATACAAGGACTTGAAGGAATAGACTGGAGCGAATCAATAAAAGAAACACAGCGCAACTGGATAGGGAAATCTGTTGGAGCGATGGTTACATTCCCCCTAGCCCCCAAAGGGGGAACTCGAGCGGGATACTTGACCGGAGGGAATAATGCGGCGTTACTCTTAGAGAGAGCAAAGGAGATGAGAGAGAATCCCACTCCTGCAGAAGCAGCCTTATGGGAATCATTAAAAAGTAAGAATCTTGGTGATAAATTTAGAAGACAGCATCCTATTGATGCATTTATCCCTGATTTTGTGTGTCTTTCAAAAAAGTTAATCATTGAGGTTGATGGAGGTATTCATGATACACAAGTAGATCAAGATGAAGAAAGAACGGCTATTTTAGAAGACTTAGGGTATACCGTATTGAGATTTAGAAATGAGGAAGTTTTAGCAAATCTGGAACAGGTTCTTGAGACGATTACAACCGAATTGAATAATAAAATTGTTCCCCCTTCGGGGGCTAGGGGGATTGATGTCTTTACGACACGCCCTGATACTATTTTTGGAGTGTCCTTCATGACATTGGCTCCAGAGCATGAGTTAGTGGCTCAGATCACAACTCCAGAACAAAAAGAAGCAGTAGAAGCATACATTGAAAAAACAGCAAAGCGTTCTGAGCGTGAGCGTATGGCAGATGTAAAAACCATCTCTGGTGTATTTACTGGAGCTTATGCAGAGCATCCTTTTACAAAGGAACCTATCCCAGTATGGATAGGTGATTATGTGCTTGCTGGTTATGGAACAGGAGCCGTGATGGCAGTTCCTTGTGGTGATCAACGTGATTATGACTTTGCTAAGAAATTTGACATAGCAATTCCTAATGTTTTTGAAGGCGTAGATATCTCAGAAGAAGCTTTTTCAGACAAGGCAACTACGGTCATCACAAATTCAGATTTCTTAAACGGATTAAAATATAAGAAAGCCGTTAAACTTGCGATTTACGAGTTAGAAAAAATAGGCGCAGGAGCTGGTAAAACAAATTATAGATTGCGTGATGCGGTCTTTAGCCGTCAACGTTATTGGGGAGAGCCTTTTCCAGTGTATTATGAGAACGGAATCCCAAAGATGATTGACGTTGCTCATTTACCTATCAAACTTCCAGAAGTAGAAAAATACCTACCTACAGAAGAAGGTGAACCACCATTAGGCCGTGCAGATGTATGGGCATGGGATACCAAGAATAACAAAGTAGTATCTAACGACCTTGTCCGTTCGAGCGCAGTCGAGAACTCCGAGGATAATGGAATTTACCCGCTAGAACTCAACACCATGCCAGGATGGGCAGGAAGTAGCTGGTATTTCTTTAGATATATGGAGAAAGCACAGCGTGATGAAGTCTTTGCTTCAAAGAAAGCAATGGATTACTGGGGTAATGTAGATTTATATATAGGAGGATCTGAGCATGGAACTGGGCACTTATTGTACTCACGTTTCTGGGTGAAGTTCTTAAAAGATAGAGGACACGTAGGTGTAGATGAGCCGTTCCAAAAAATGATCAATCAAGGGATGATTTTGGGGACGAGTGCTTTTGTGTATAGATTAGACGCGACTGGCTTATTAGGTTTTGATGGAAAGGGTGAAGATTTTATTGATTTAGTTAAAAATCATCCTCTTTTTATTTCTAAGAGTACATTAGATTCTCTCAAGGAAGATAAGTCTGCTTTTGAGAATTTCAAGAAAAACCAACTCGAAGAATTAAAGAAGATATTTGGAAATAAGCTAGTTAATTTCAATCCTAGTTTAAATCATGTTCATTTGGTACATGCACCCGTGGAATTTGTTAACGCATCAGATGAGTTAGATGTAGAAGCTTTTAAAAACTGGCGACCAGAATTTAAAAACGCTGAGTTTATCTTAGAAGATGGCGTTTACAAAGTAGGTCGCGAGGTTGAAAAAATGTCCAAGTCTAAATACAACGTCGTAAATCCAGATCAAATCTGTGAGCAGTACGGAGCAGACACATTACGTATGTACGAGATGTTCTTAGGGCCGCTTGAGCAAGCAAAACCTTGGAACACGGCAGGAATTACGGGAGTACATAACTTTTTAAAGAAATTCTGGAAGCTTTACCATAATGGAGTAGACGAAGCTTTTAATATAACTGATGAGGCGCCAAGTAAAGACAGCCTTAAAACACTTCACAAAACAATTAAAAAGGTAGAAGAAGATATAGAGAACTTTAGTTTCAACACGTCTGTATCTACATTTATGATTGCTGTAAATGAGCTAGGAGCTCAAAAGTGTACTTCTCGTGAAGTGCTTGAGTCTCTGGTAATACTCATCGCTCCTTATGCTCCGCATATCGCAGAGGAATTATGGAACAAGCTTGGTCACTCAGAAAGCATTTCTGAGGCTGCTTTTCCAATTTTTGATGCAAGTCATCTAGTAGAGAGTGCAAAGAACTATCCTATTTCCTTTAATGGGAAGATGAAGTTTACCTTAGAATTACCACTTGATCTATCTAAAGATGAGATAGAAAAAGTAGTCATGGCAAATGAGAAAACTCAAATGTATCTAGATGGTCGCACACCTAAGAAGGTGATTATCGTGCCAGGTAAGATTGTAAATATAGTGGGGTAA
- a CDS encoding GLPGLI family protein, with amino-acid sequence MKLLLLIYTLLFYTSANAQHLKVTYNIKDFNTQIPDSFKSNPAYAYLIKRNENIKKHIDQVHFELKATSNESIFTYIDILDPPKDIGKSIKSGIIATGMNGIFYSNNKTEELSIKKNIGGQIFTILTKSNNRIWHLENDRKFILNKHCLKATTTDTIRNSKGKFLKKITAWYDPSMPYNIGPGTYRGLPGIILSIEVQETNKHYKIEAISIKNGEKFIPRFRVENPITQAALDSLFVSKKGGF; translated from the coding sequence ATGAAATTATTACTTTTAATATATACTCTATTATTCTACACCTCTGCAAATGCACAACATCTTAAGGTAACTTATAATATTAAAGATTTTAATACTCAAATACCAGATTCTTTTAAGTCAAACCCTGCTTATGCATATTTAATTAAAAGAAACGAAAACATTAAAAAGCATATTGATCAAGTTCATTTTGAATTGAAGGCAACATCTAATGAATCTATTTTTACTTACATAGATATACTCGACCCTCCAAAAGATATAGGAAAATCAATCAAATCAGGTATTATAGCAACTGGAATGAATGGTATATTTTACAGTAATAATAAGACAGAAGAACTTAGTATAAAAAAAAACATAGGAGGACAAATTTTTACAATATTAACCAAATCAAACAATAGAATTTGGCACCTAGAAAATGACCGTAAGTTTATATTGAATAAACACTGTCTTAAGGCCACAACTACAGATACTATTAGAAATTCTAAGGGTAAATTTTTAAAAAAAATTACGGCTTGGTATGATCCAAGCATGCCTTATAATATTGGACCAGGAACTTACAGAGGTCTTCCTGGAATAATATTATCTATTGAAGTCCAAGAAACTAATAAACATTACAAAATAGAAGCTATCTCCATTAAAAATGGAGAAAAATTCATCCCTAGGTTTAGGGTAGAAAATCCAATAACTCAAGCAGCACTGGATAGTTTATTTGTTAGTAAGAAAGGTGGTTTTTAA
- a CDS encoding HIT family protein, translated as MPSIFTKIINKEIPGHIVAEDDKHIAILDVNPNAKGHTLCIPKKEVNKVFDLEEQEYLDLMLFSRKVAIALEKAVPCKRVGVSVIGLEVPHVHVHLVPLQTMEDIQFKKKVTLTDGEFKELVEVIKSEF; from the coding sequence ATGCCAAGCATTTTTACCAAGATTATAAATAAAGAAATTCCAGGACACATCGTTGCAGAAGATGATAAGCACATCGCCATTCTAGATGTAAATCCTAATGCAAAAGGACATACACTCTGTATCCCTAAAAAGGAGGTAAATAAAGTATTTGATCTTGAGGAACAAGAATACCTCGACCTGATGCTATTCTCTCGCAAGGTTGCAATTGCTCTAGAAAAAGCAGTGCCTTGTAAACGCGTAGGCGTTTCTGTAATAGGTCTTGAAGTTCCTCACGTACATGTACATCTTGTACCGCTACAAACTATGGAAGATATCCAGTTTAAGAAAAAAGTGACACTTACCGATGGAGAGTTTAAAGAGCTTGTAGAGGTTATAAAAAGTGAGTTTTAG
- the greA gene encoding transcription elongation factor GreA, whose amino-acid sequence MSKVNYYTPEGLKKLKDELNHLRDVERPKASQDIADARDKGDLSENAEYDAAKEAQGMLEMRIAKLENLASNARIIDESQLDTSKVLVHSTVKIKNQINGATMTYKLVAQNEADIKKGLISVDSPIGKGLLGKEVGEVAEIQVPSGVMKFDVVSISRD is encoded by the coding sequence ATGAGTAAGGTAAATTATTATACACCAGAGGGCTTAAAAAAGCTCAAGGATGAACTCAATCACCTACGCGATGTGGAGCGCCCTAAGGCATCACAAGATATTGCAGATGCTCGTGACAAAGGAGATTTAAGTGAGAACGCTGAATATGATGCTGCAAAGGAAGCACAAGGTATGCTTGAAATGCGTATTGCAAAATTAGAAAACCTAGCCTCAAATGCACGTATCATTGACGAGTCACAACTAGACACTTCTAAAGTGCTTGTGCACTCTACAGTAAAGATTAAAAATCAAATTAATGGCGCAACCATGACCTACAAACTTGTAGCTCAAAATGAAGCCGACATTAAAAAAGGTCTTATCTCTGTAGACTCACCTATAGGTAAAGGACTGCTAGGTAAGGAAGTAGGTGAAGTAGCTGAAATTCAAGTGCCAAGTGGCGTGATGAAATTTGACGTTGTTTCTATCTCAAGAGACTAA
- a CDS encoding GLPGLI family protein, with product MKKNIIFFILVMFTMPIFSQDGYKVSYFISKTIPHGSIDNLSMQAKQMSQKLLDAAKSVRYTLTINEKSSYFSADDFFSIGESTSLDQIYFDLAKKTTSFNKEIYSNYSNKQMTFVKDLVDKDFIVKTNFIDFKWKLINEEKTIANLNAYKAVGTYFDPIKNKEVTVIAWYVPSIPISGGPDIFMGLPGLIAEVELKGAIVTIEKLEDIKNPDINKIDDSKAMTSNEYHNLIKDLTGKFIDNN from the coding sequence ATGAAAAAAAATATAATATTTTTTATCTTAGTTATGTTTACAATGCCCATCTTTTCTCAAGATGGGTATAAAGTTTCTTACTTTATCTCCAAGACGATACCTCATGGGTCTATTGACAACTTAAGCATGCAAGCAAAACAAATGTCACAAAAACTTCTAGATGCTGCAAAAAGCGTACGTTATACACTTACCATAAATGAGAAAAGCTCCTATTTTAGCGCAGATGATTTCTTTAGCATAGGAGAGAGTACAAGTCTTGACCAAATCTATTTTGATTTAGCTAAAAAAACTACCTCATTTAACAAAGAGATTTATAGTAACTATTCAAATAAGCAAATGACTTTTGTTAAAGACTTGGTTGATAAAGACTTTATTGTCAAAACAAATTTTATTGATTTTAAATGGAAATTAATTAATGAAGAGAAAACTATAGCAAACCTTAATGCCTATAAAGCAGTTGGAACCTATTTTGACCCAATTAAAAACAAGGAAGTCACAGTAATAGCATGGTATGTACCTTCAATTCCAATTTCTGGAGGGCCAGACATATTTATGGGTTTACCTGGTCTCATTGCCGAGGTAGAATTAAAAGGAGCTATAGTAACTATTGAAAAATTAGAAGATATAAAAAACCCTGATATAAATAAGATAGATGATTCTAAGGCTATGACGTCAAATGAGTATCATAATTTAATCAAGGATTTAACTGGTAAGTTTATAGATAATAATTAA
- a CDS encoding ketopantoate reductase family protein gives MHILIYGAGGVGGFFGGKLALTGNKVTMIARGAHLTAIQENGIEVKSITGNFKATPYLATDDLSKIETPDLVIFGVKSYQIERTVKDILQYCDENTLYLPLQNGASNVEVLNAVVPKSQVLAGLCRMISFIEAPGVISNPDIAPAILFGEQDNSKTERLERMLSVFTDAGINAAVPDNIQVAIWQKFLFITTISAIGGLTRVPIGVMREQPYIKELMRKTAQEVFEVAKAKGIILPEKTIENMFEAISKQAHETTASTQRDIMAGKPSELENFNGYIVKEGKRLGVPTPINEMIYELLLPQEQQARQ, from the coding sequence ATGCATATTTTGATTTACGGAGCCGGTGGCGTGGGAGGATTCTTTGGAGGGAAACTCGCACTTACTGGAAATAAAGTGACCATGATTGCTAGAGGAGCACACCTTACAGCCATACAAGAAAACGGTATTGAGGTAAAAAGCATAACAGGAAACTTTAAAGCGACTCCGTATCTGGCAACAGATGATCTTAGTAAGATTGAAACGCCAGACCTAGTCATCTTTGGAGTGAAGTCATATCAAATAGAGAGGACTGTAAAAGACATATTGCAATATTGTGATGAAAATACATTATATCTGCCTTTACAAAACGGAGCAAGCAATGTGGAGGTCCTTAATGCGGTGGTGCCTAAGTCACAAGTACTGGCAGGACTTTGCCGTATGATAAGTTTTATAGAAGCACCAGGAGTGATTTCTAATCCAGATATAGCACCCGCAATATTATTTGGTGAGCAGGATAATAGTAAGACGGAACGTTTAGAAAGGATGTTGTCTGTATTTACAGATGCAGGAATTAACGCAGCTGTACCAGATAATATTCAAGTAGCCATCTGGCAAAAATTCCTTTTTATAACAACCATAAGTGCTATAGGCGGACTAACAAGAGTTCCTATAGGAGTGATGAGAGAGCAGCCATATATAAAAGAATTGATGCGCAAAACCGCGCAAGAAGTATTTGAGGTGGCAAAAGCAAAAGGAATTATACTCCCAGAGAAAACAATTGAAAATATGTTTGAAGCCATTAGCAAGCAAGCGCATGAGACCACAGCTTCGACACAACGCGATATCATGGCAGGAAAACCTAGCGAACTAGAAAACTTTAATGGTTATATCGTGAAGGAAGGCAAAAGACTCGGAGTGCCTACACCAATAAACGAGATGATTTATGAGTTGTTATTGCCGCAAGAACAACAGGCAAGACAATAG
- a CDS encoding GLPGLI family protein: MKKLVIIYCLLFFCFFISNTMYSQMTSGMVEYIVVADNSSILEKLNTINTTRSNKKMIEDSFKKGDEFRFIVTFNEEHSVSKGITTLENEKNSLSLNSLKLLSKGNDIVYTKLYKDSLLIQRPGYSNVLILASPLKWKLFSESKLINNRICFKATSSKIVENSSGKQEVPITAWYTKEISLPIGPSTYNGLPGLIIELTTNNGFLNYKAEKISLKKGANKKIKIPSKTILLEEEASRIAKKNYLNRKG; encoded by the coding sequence ATGAAGAAACTTGTAATTATTTATTGCCTCCTATTTTTTTGTTTTTTTATATCTAATACGATGTATAGTCAGATGACTAGCGGTATGGTAGAATATATAGTTGTTGCAGATAACTCTTCTATCTTAGAAAAGTTAAATACTATAAATACGACTAGAAGCAACAAAAAAATGATAGAAGATAGCTTTAAAAAAGGAGATGAATTTAGATTTATTGTAACTTTTAACGAAGAACATTCTGTGTCTAAAGGAATTACAACTCTAGAAAACGAAAAAAATAGTTTAAGTTTAAATTCTTTAAAGCTTTTATCTAAAGGGAATGATATTGTTTACACAAAACTATATAAAGATTCTCTTCTTATACAAAGACCAGGGTATAGTAATGTACTAATACTAGCGTCACCATTAAAGTGGAAACTATTTAGTGAATCAAAGTTAATTAATAATAGAATTTGCTTTAAAGCTACCTCGTCGAAAATTGTAGAAAATAGCTCTGGAAAACAAGAAGTTCCTATCACTGCGTGGTATACAAAAGAAATCTCTTTACCTATAGGACCATCAACTTACAACGGATTGCCTGGTCTCATTATTGAACTAACTACTAATAACGGTTTTTTAAATTACAAAGCTGAAAAAATATCTCTAAAAAAAGGAGCCAACAAGAAAATAAAAATACCTTCGAAGACTATTCTTCTAGAAGAGGAAGCCTCTAGAATAGCCAAGAAAAATTATTTAAACAGGAAAGGTTAA
- a CDS encoding SemiSWEET family sugar transporter — protein sequence MAGIDNIEIIGLVAATLTTAAFLPQVYQTWKTKDVSGLSLPMFSMFFIGIVFWLVYGVLKESLAIILANAITVVSSFLLLYFKIKYDKK from the coding sequence ATGGCAGGAATTGATAACATAGAAATTATAGGTCTGGTTGCAGCCACACTTACTACGGCGGCTTTCTTGCCTCAGGTGTATCAAACCTGGAAAACTAAGGATGTCTCTGGTTTGAGTCTTCCTATGTTTAGTATGTTTTTTATAGGGATTGTATTCTGGCTCGTTTATGGTGTTCTTAAAGAAAGTCTCGCCATCATATTAGCAAATGCTATTACTGTGGTCTCTTCTTTCTTACTACTCTATTTTAAAATCAAATACGACAAAAAATAG